From the genome of Carassius gibelio isolate Cgi1373 ecotype wild population from Czech Republic chromosome A16, carGib1.2-hapl.c, whole genome shotgun sequence, one region includes:
- the LOC128030410 gene encoding retroviral integration site protein Fli-1 homolog isoform X5 has protein sequence MDCTIKEALSVVSENQSIFESPFSGPQAMHMKGEITSPPVFRQGSEESVEPTEPDWTGSAAQNPAKRAEHINGTSRESPVDCSVTKRTRHMSNSDGGPLAYQASYPEPRSSPQSATPPNSATEEKRVIVPADPEVWTQDHVRQWVEWAVKEYGLSDVDVSLFHAMDGKALCKMTKEDIMRLTSAYNTDILLSHLNYLRESSPTFSYPATPTNTQQQPRLQVKAENNFEEIGRRNSWSSSALPAVPKGSPIEHQHNTRITEPPPRLPQDPYQALGPISSRLANPGSGQIQLWQFLLELLSDSNNATIITWEGTNGEFKMTDPDEVAKRWGERKSKPNMNYDKLSRALRYYYDKNIMTKVHGKRYAYKFDFQGISQAHQNHPPEGGVLKFQNEVPYVQSYHSHQPKMNFMGTHSTPMPVSTGNFFGPPTTYWNSATGVVYPSSPMPRHPSTHSHLNSYY, from the exons GAAGCTCTATCGGTGGTGAGTGAAAACCAGTCCATATTCGAGTCGCCCTTCAGTGGTCCCCAGGCCATGCACATGAAGGGAGAGATCACCTCGCCTCCAGTGTTCAGACAGGGTTCTGAAGAGAGCGTAGAACCCACTGAGCCAGACTGGACCGGATCAGCCGCACAGAACCCTGCCAAGAGAGCAGAACACATCAACGGAACTAG CCGTGAGTCCCCAGTGGACTGCAGTGTGACTAAAAGGACCCGGCATATGAGTAACAGTGATGGGGGACCGCTGGCCTACCAGGCCTCTTACCCAGAGCCACGGAGCAGCCCGCAGAGTGCCACCCCACCAAACAGTGCCACAGAGGAGAAGAGGGTCATTGTACCAGCGG ACCCAGAAGTGTGGACACAAGACCACGTGCGGCAGTGGGTAGAGTGGGCAGTGAAGGAATATGGCCTATCTGATGTGGACGTGTCCCTCTTCCATGCCATGGATGGAAAAGCGCTCTGCAAAATGACCAAAGAGGACATAATGCGTCTCACTTCTGCATACAATACAGACATCCTGCTCTCCCATCTAAACTACCTCCGGGAGA GTAGCCCCACTTTTTCCTACCCAGCAACCCCTACCAATACACAACAACAGCCTAGACTACAGGTTAAAGCTG AAAACAACTTTGAGGAGATCGGCAGAAGGAACAGTTGGTCCTCAAGCGCCTTACCAGCTGTCCCAAAAG GTTCTCCAATCGAACATCAGCACAACACCAGAATTACAGAGCCTCCACCAAGACTTCCACAAG ACCCTTACCAAGCATTAGGTCCCATCAGCAGCCGTCTTGCAAATCCAG GCTCTGGTCAGATCCAGCTGTGGCAGTTCTTGTTGGAGCTGCTCTCCGACAGCAATAATGCCACCATCATCACCTGGGAGGGCACTAACGGAGAATTCAAGATGACCGACCCAGACGAGGTGGCCAAGCGCTGGGGTGAGCGAAAGAGCAAGCCTAACATGAACTATGACAAGCTCAGCCGGGCTCTCCGCTACTACTATGACAAGAACATTATGACCAAGGTGCACGGCAAGCGCTATGCATACAAATTTGATTTCCAGGGTATCTCCCAAGCCCACCAAAACCATCCTCCAGAAGGGGGCGTGCTCAAATTTCAGAACGAAGTGCCGTATGTGCAAAGCTACCACAGCCACCAGCCAAAAATGAACTTCATGGGCACTCATTCAACCCCTATGCCTGTTTCCACTGGGAATTTCTTCGGGCCTCCTACCACCTACTGGAACTCCGCAACAGGAGTGGTGTATCCCAGCTCCCCCATGCCACGACATCCCAGCACTCACTCGCATTTGAACTCTTATTACTAA
- the zp3d.1 gene encoding zona pellucida glycoprotein 3d tandem duplicate 1, whose amino-acid sequence MECISLYFYSFLYFLGILHIARVYTCGTVGHLEYSSVVHDMAPKPGAVRLCRATGDSEFMENPPVMRPYRVFPMFRHVPVPLVDSELFRPISERRHVPNRLTSLLIPKKNPQRIQVSPVDNGHGVQVWCGYSKISVRMNKNLMGFKSSPSSFYLGTCPVSRSDENFMYFHYDLNDCDSSLTMMKGQIIYSNMVHYTPTEPPGTVIRAVPLTLNIQCLYNRYHYSYKMGFLPVARERMFHKIFENRAMFSLFVCNEHWERLEGNGSFVLGEPVYFEASAAYISEDERIFVDSCYATASSDPKSTPQHEVIFNYGCMEDSRRQGSLSRFFQRQSNIIRFSVDAFLLPQVTGMYFYLHCTISVHRATTSATAKSCTYNRVKRRWEELYTDASACACCDSTCETESTSSLPHLRQSITSKPWILDKNERSLIKSMEGWVKVQEDTERMKYKSLEGIDEEEEDGDAVEIVTNTEEQMEAKEKNKKVPMNYLDEDVEVISGTVETPATELKFKTGDGSGKVMLVEDQKNGDVEDAGRRKSTNRTDNVGHSSVQLIEELLGDVNDRASNKSGALEMIDFTREELSEDEIQPEDFEKNMHVQSTVSTQMLMDEEVFLNAKHEPVEWHQDEH is encoded by the exons ATGGAGTGCATaagtttgtatttttatagttttttgtaCTTTCTTGGCATACTGCACATTGCCAGAGTTTACACTTGCGGGACCGTGGGTCATCTAGAATATAGCAGTGTCGTCCATGACATGGCGCCCAAGCCAGGCGCGGTCAGGCTGTGTAGGGCTACAGGAGACAGTGAGTTTATGGAAAACCCTCCGGTTATGCGACCATATCGCGTTTTCCCAATGTTCCGACATGTTCCGGTTCCCCTCGTTGACAGTGAGCTGTTCAGACCCATCTCCGAGAGAAGACACGTTCCAAATCGTTTGACTAGTCTTCTAATTCCTAAAAAGAACCCTCAGCGCATCCAAGTGTCTCCGGTGGATAATGGTCATGGTGTGCAGGTGTGGTGTGGTTACAGTAAGATCTCAGTGCGCATGAATAAGAACCTGATGGGCTTCAAAAGTTCACCGTCTTCATTTTATCTGGGAACGTGTCCTGTCTCTCGCTCAGACGAGAACTTCATGTATTTTCATTACGACCTCAATGACTGCGATAGCTCTTTAACG ATGATGAAAGGCCAGATCATATATTCCAACATGGTCCACTATACTCCAACAGAGCCTCCAGGGACAGTCATCCGAGCTGTGCCCCTTACATTAAACATCCAGTGCCTATACAATAG ataCCATTATTCCTACAAAATGGGCTTCCTGCCTGTGGCGAGGGAGCGCATGTTCCACAAGATTTTTGAAAACCGGGCCATGTTTAGTCTTTTTGTGTGCAATG AACACTGGGAAAGACTTGAGGGAAATGGGAGTTTTGTGCTTGGGGAGCCAGTGTATTTTGAAGCAAGCGCTGCTTATATATCTGAGGACGAAAGGATTTTTGTTGACTCCTGCTATGCAACCGCATCAAGTGACCCAAAATCAACTCCACAACACGAAGTTATTTTTAACTATGG GTGTATGGAGGACAGCAGAAGACAAGGAAGTCTGTCACGGTTCTTCCAAAGACAGTCGAACATTATAAGGTTTTCAGTTGATGCCTTTTTACTCCCCCAAGTTACTGGCATG TACTTTTACCTGCATTGCACAATATCGGTTCACAGAGCCACTACAAGTGCCACAGCAAAGTCCTGCACCTATAACCGCGTAAAGAGAAG GTGGGAGGAACTCTACACCGATGCATCTGCTTGTGCTTGTTGTGATTCCACTTGTGAAACTGAATCAACTT CTTCTTTGCCCCATTTGAGACAATCCATAACAAGCAAACCCTGGATTTTGGACAAAAATGAACGATCTTTAATCAAGAGTATGGAAGGATGGGTCAAAGTTCAGGAGGACACCGAAAGGATGAAGTACAAGAGTTTGGAAGGAATCGATGAAGAGGAAGAAGATGGTGACGCTGTGGAGATTGTGACTAATACTGAAGAACAAATGGAagcaaaagagaaaaataaaaaggtgCCCATGAATTATTTGGATGAGGATGTAGAGGTAATTTCTGGGACAGTGGAAACTCCTGCTACAGAGTTAAAGTTTAAAACGGGTGATGGATCTGGAAAAGTAATGCTTGTTGAGGACCAGAAGAATGGGGATGTTGAGGATGCTGGGAGACGCAAGAGCACAAATAGAACTGATAATGTTGGACATTCTAGCGTTCAGCTGATCGAAGAACTTTTGGGAGATGTTAACGACCGAGCATCCAACAAGAGTGGGGCACTAGAAATGATTGACTTTACCAGGGAAGAACTGTCCGAAGATGAAATCCAGCCTGAAGATTTTGAGAAAAACATGCATGTACAAAGCACAGTATCAACACAAATGTTGATGGATGAAGAGGTGTTTTTAAATGCCAAACATGAACCAGTGGAGTGGCATCAAGATGAACATTAA
- the LOC128030410 gene encoding retroviral integration site protein Fli-1 homolog isoform X2, giving the protein MDCTIKEALSVVSENQSIFESPFSGPQAMHMKGEITSPPVFRQGSEESVEPTEPDWTGSAAQNPAKRAEHINGTSRESPVDCSVTKRTRHMSNSDGGPLAYQASYPEPRSSPQSATPPNSATEEKRVIVPADPEVWTQDHVRQWVEWAVKEYGLSDVDVSLFHAMDGKALCKMTKEDIMRLTSAYNTDILLSHLNYLRESSPTFSYPATPTNTQQQPRLQVKAENNFEEIGRRNSWSSSALPAVPKGSPIEHQHNTRITEPPPRLPQDPYQALGPISSRLANPETKPFHTKIRPTKHNSNNQPVTSTDRTVGSGQIQLWQFLLELLSDSNNATIITWEGTNGEFKMTDPDEVAKRWGERKSKPNMNYDKLSRALRYYYDKNIMTKVHGKRYAYKFDFQGISQAHQNHPPEGGVLKFQNEVPYVQSYHSHQPKMNFMGTHSTPMPVSTGNFFGPPTTYWNSATGVVYPSSPMPRHPSTHSHLNSYY; this is encoded by the exons GAAGCTCTATCGGTGGTGAGTGAAAACCAGTCCATATTCGAGTCGCCCTTCAGTGGTCCCCAGGCCATGCACATGAAGGGAGAGATCACCTCGCCTCCAGTGTTCAGACAGGGTTCTGAAGAGAGCGTAGAACCCACTGAGCCAGACTGGACCGGATCAGCCGCACAGAACCCTGCCAAGAGAGCAGAACACATCAACGGAACTAG CCGTGAGTCCCCAGTGGACTGCAGTGTGACTAAAAGGACCCGGCATATGAGTAACAGTGATGGGGGACCGCTGGCCTACCAGGCCTCTTACCCAGAGCCACGGAGCAGCCCGCAGAGTGCCACCCCACCAAACAGTGCCACAGAGGAGAAGAGGGTCATTGTACCAGCGG ACCCAGAAGTGTGGACACAAGACCACGTGCGGCAGTGGGTAGAGTGGGCAGTGAAGGAATATGGCCTATCTGATGTGGACGTGTCCCTCTTCCATGCCATGGATGGAAAAGCGCTCTGCAAAATGACCAAAGAGGACATAATGCGTCTCACTTCTGCATACAATACAGACATCCTGCTCTCCCATCTAAACTACCTCCGGGAGA GTAGCCCCACTTTTTCCTACCCAGCAACCCCTACCAATACACAACAACAGCCTAGACTACAGGTTAAAGCTG AAAACAACTTTGAGGAGATCGGCAGAAGGAACAGTTGGTCCTCAAGCGCCTTACCAGCTGTCCCAAAAG GTTCTCCAATCGAACATCAGCACAACACCAGAATTACAGAGCCTCCACCAAGACTTCCACAAG ACCCTTACCAAGCATTAGGTCCCATCAGCAGCCGTCTTGCAAATCCAG AAACGAAACCATTCCACACCAAGATCCGACCGACCAAACACAATTCTAACAACCAGCCCGTCACCAGCACTGACAGGACTGTGG GCTCTGGTCAGATCCAGCTGTGGCAGTTCTTGTTGGAGCTGCTCTCCGACAGCAATAATGCCACCATCATCACCTGGGAGGGCACTAACGGAGAATTCAAGATGACCGACCCAGACGAGGTGGCCAAGCGCTGGGGTGAGCGAAAGAGCAAGCCTAACATGAACTATGACAAGCTCAGCCGGGCTCTCCGCTACTACTATGACAAGAACATTATGACCAAGGTGCACGGCAAGCGCTATGCATACAAATTTGATTTCCAGGGTATCTCCCAAGCCCACCAAAACCATCCTCCAGAAGGGGGCGTGCTCAAATTTCAGAACGAAGTGCCGTATGTGCAAAGCTACCACAGCCACCAGCCAAAAATGAACTTCATGGGCACTCATTCAACCCCTATGCCTGTTTCCACTGGGAATTTCTTCGGGCCTCCTACCACCTACTGGAACTCCGCAACAGGAGTGGTGTATCCCAGCTCCCCCATGCCACGACATCCCAGCACTCACTCGCATTTGAACTCTTATTACTAA
- the LOC128030410 gene encoding retroviral integration site protein Fli-1 homolog isoform X6: MHMKGEITSPPVFRQGSEESVEPTEPDWTGSAAQNPAKRAEHINGTSRESPVDCSVTKRTRHMSNSDGGPLAYQASYPEPRSSPQSATPPNSATEEKRVIVPADPEVWTQDHVRQWVEWAVKEYGLSDVDVSLFHAMDGKALCKMTKEDIMRLTSAYNTDILLSHLNYLRESSPTFSYPATPTNTQQQPRLQVKAENNFEEIGRRNSWSSSALPAVPKGSPIEHQHNTRITEPPPRLPQDPYQALGPISSRLANPGSGQIQLWQFLLELLSDSNNATIITWEGTNGEFKMTDPDEVAKRWGERKSKPNMNYDKLSRALRYYYDKNIMTKVHGKRYAYKFDFQGISQAHQNHPPEGGVLKFQNEVPYVQSYHSHQPKMNFMGTHSTPMPVSTGNFFGPPTTYWNSATGVVYPSSPMPRHPSTHSHLNSYY, encoded by the exons ATGCACATGAAGGGAGAGATCACCTCGCCTCCAGTGTTCAGACAGGGTTCTGAAGAGAGCGTAGAACCCACTGAGCCAGACTGGACCGGATCAGCCGCACAGAACCCTGCCAAGAGAGCAGAACACATCAACGGAACTAG CCGTGAGTCCCCAGTGGACTGCAGTGTGACTAAAAGGACCCGGCATATGAGTAACAGTGATGGGGGACCGCTGGCCTACCAGGCCTCTTACCCAGAGCCACGGAGCAGCCCGCAGAGTGCCACCCCACCAAACAGTGCCACAGAGGAGAAGAGGGTCATTGTACCAGCGG ACCCAGAAGTGTGGACACAAGACCACGTGCGGCAGTGGGTAGAGTGGGCAGTGAAGGAATATGGCCTATCTGATGTGGACGTGTCCCTCTTCCATGCCATGGATGGAAAAGCGCTCTGCAAAATGACCAAAGAGGACATAATGCGTCTCACTTCTGCATACAATACAGACATCCTGCTCTCCCATCTAAACTACCTCCGGGAGA GTAGCCCCACTTTTTCCTACCCAGCAACCCCTACCAATACACAACAACAGCCTAGACTACAGGTTAAAGCTG AAAACAACTTTGAGGAGATCGGCAGAAGGAACAGTTGGTCCTCAAGCGCCTTACCAGCTGTCCCAAAAG GTTCTCCAATCGAACATCAGCACAACACCAGAATTACAGAGCCTCCACCAAGACTTCCACAAG ACCCTTACCAAGCATTAGGTCCCATCAGCAGCCGTCTTGCAAATCCAG GCTCTGGTCAGATCCAGCTGTGGCAGTTCTTGTTGGAGCTGCTCTCCGACAGCAATAATGCCACCATCATCACCTGGGAGGGCACTAACGGAGAATTCAAGATGACCGACCCAGACGAGGTGGCCAAGCGCTGGGGTGAGCGAAAGAGCAAGCCTAACATGAACTATGACAAGCTCAGCCGGGCTCTCCGCTACTACTATGACAAGAACATTATGACCAAGGTGCACGGCAAGCGCTATGCATACAAATTTGATTTCCAGGGTATCTCCCAAGCCCACCAAAACCATCCTCCAGAAGGGGGCGTGCTCAAATTTCAGAACGAAGTGCCGTATGTGCAAAGCTACCACAGCCACCAGCCAAAAATGAACTTCATGGGCACTCATTCAACCCCTATGCCTGTTTCCACTGGGAATTTCTTCGGGCCTCCTACCACCTACTGGAACTCCGCAACAGGAGTGGTGTATCCCAGCTCCCCCATGCCACGACATCCCAGCACTCACTCGCATTTGAACTCTTATTACTAA
- the LOC128030410 gene encoding retroviral integration site protein Fli-1 homolog isoform X4 — translation MHMKGEITSPPVFRQGSEESVEPTEPDWTGSAAQNPAKRAEHINGTSRESPVDCSVTKRTRHMSNSDGGPLAYQASYPEPRSSPQSATPPNSATEEKRVIVPADPEVWTQDHVRQWVEWAVKEYGLSDVDVSLFHAMDGKALCKMTKEDIMRLTSAYNTDILLSHLNYLRESSPTFSYPATPTNTQQQPRLQVKAENNFEEIGRRNSWSSSALPAVPKGSPIEHQHNTRITEPPPRLPQDPYQALGPISSRLANPETKPFHTKIRPTKHNSNNQPVTSTDRTVGSGQIQLWQFLLELLSDSNNATIITWEGTNGEFKMTDPDEVAKRWGERKSKPNMNYDKLSRALRYYYDKNIMTKVHGKRYAYKFDFQGISQAHQNHPPEGGVLKFQNEVPYVQSYHSHQPKMNFMGTHSTPMPVSTGNFFGPPTTYWNSATGVVYPSSPMPRHPSTHSHLNSYY, via the exons ATGCACATGAAGGGAGAGATCACCTCGCCTCCAGTGTTCAGACAGGGTTCTGAAGAGAGCGTAGAACCCACTGAGCCAGACTGGACCGGATCAGCCGCACAGAACCCTGCCAAGAGAGCAGAACACATCAACGGAACTAG CCGTGAGTCCCCAGTGGACTGCAGTGTGACTAAAAGGACCCGGCATATGAGTAACAGTGATGGGGGACCGCTGGCCTACCAGGCCTCTTACCCAGAGCCACGGAGCAGCCCGCAGAGTGCCACCCCACCAAACAGTGCCACAGAGGAGAAGAGGGTCATTGTACCAGCGG ACCCAGAAGTGTGGACACAAGACCACGTGCGGCAGTGGGTAGAGTGGGCAGTGAAGGAATATGGCCTATCTGATGTGGACGTGTCCCTCTTCCATGCCATGGATGGAAAAGCGCTCTGCAAAATGACCAAAGAGGACATAATGCGTCTCACTTCTGCATACAATACAGACATCCTGCTCTCCCATCTAAACTACCTCCGGGAGA GTAGCCCCACTTTTTCCTACCCAGCAACCCCTACCAATACACAACAACAGCCTAGACTACAGGTTAAAGCTG AAAACAACTTTGAGGAGATCGGCAGAAGGAACAGTTGGTCCTCAAGCGCCTTACCAGCTGTCCCAAAAG GTTCTCCAATCGAACATCAGCACAACACCAGAATTACAGAGCCTCCACCAAGACTTCCACAAG ACCCTTACCAAGCATTAGGTCCCATCAGCAGCCGTCTTGCAAATCCAG AAACGAAACCATTCCACACCAAGATCCGACCGACCAAACACAATTCTAACAACCAGCCCGTCACCAGCACTGACAGGACTGTGG GCTCTGGTCAGATCCAGCTGTGGCAGTTCTTGTTGGAGCTGCTCTCCGACAGCAATAATGCCACCATCATCACCTGGGAGGGCACTAACGGAGAATTCAAGATGACCGACCCAGACGAGGTGGCCAAGCGCTGGGGTGAGCGAAAGAGCAAGCCTAACATGAACTATGACAAGCTCAGCCGGGCTCTCCGCTACTACTATGACAAGAACATTATGACCAAGGTGCACGGCAAGCGCTATGCATACAAATTTGATTTCCAGGGTATCTCCCAAGCCCACCAAAACCATCCTCCAGAAGGGGGCGTGCTCAAATTTCAGAACGAAGTGCCGTATGTGCAAAGCTACCACAGCCACCAGCCAAAAATGAACTTCATGGGCACTCATTCAACCCCTATGCCTGTTTCCACTGGGAATTTCTTCGGGCCTCCTACCACCTACTGGAACTCCGCAACAGGAGTGGTGTATCCCAGCTCCCCCATGCCACGACATCCCAGCACTCACTCGCATTTGAACTCTTATTACTAA
- the LOC128030410 gene encoding retroviral integration site protein Fli-1 homolog isoform X3, whose protein sequence is MAGRSRGRWLSGANNKEALSVVSENQSIFESPFSGPQAMHMKGEITSPPVFRQGSEESVEPTEPDWTGSAAQNPAKRAEHINGTSRESPVDCSVTKRTRHMSNSDGGPLAYQASYPEPRSSPQSATPPNSATEEKRVIVPADPEVWTQDHVRQWVEWAVKEYGLSDVDVSLFHAMDGKALCKMTKEDIMRLTSAYNTDILLSHLNYLRESSPTFSYPATPTNTQQQPRLQVKAENNFEEIGRRNSWSSSALPAVPKGSPIEHQHNTRITEPPPRLPQDPYQALGPISSRLANPGSGQIQLWQFLLELLSDSNNATIITWEGTNGEFKMTDPDEVAKRWGERKSKPNMNYDKLSRALRYYYDKNIMTKVHGKRYAYKFDFQGISQAHQNHPPEGGVLKFQNEVPYVQSYHSHQPKMNFMGTHSTPMPVSTGNFFGPPTTYWNSATGVVYPSSPMPRHPSTHSHLNSYY, encoded by the exons GAAGCTCTATCGGTGGTGAGTGAAAACCAGTCCATATTCGAGTCGCCCTTCAGTGGTCCCCAGGCCATGCACATGAAGGGAGAGATCACCTCGCCTCCAGTGTTCAGACAGGGTTCTGAAGAGAGCGTAGAACCCACTGAGCCAGACTGGACCGGATCAGCCGCACAGAACCCTGCCAAGAGAGCAGAACACATCAACGGAACTAG CCGTGAGTCCCCAGTGGACTGCAGTGTGACTAAAAGGACCCGGCATATGAGTAACAGTGATGGGGGACCGCTGGCCTACCAGGCCTCTTACCCAGAGCCACGGAGCAGCCCGCAGAGTGCCACCCCACCAAACAGTGCCACAGAGGAGAAGAGGGTCATTGTACCAGCGG ACCCAGAAGTGTGGACACAAGACCACGTGCGGCAGTGGGTAGAGTGGGCAGTGAAGGAATATGGCCTATCTGATGTGGACGTGTCCCTCTTCCATGCCATGGATGGAAAAGCGCTCTGCAAAATGACCAAAGAGGACATAATGCGTCTCACTTCTGCATACAATACAGACATCCTGCTCTCCCATCTAAACTACCTCCGGGAGA GTAGCCCCACTTTTTCCTACCCAGCAACCCCTACCAATACACAACAACAGCCTAGACTACAGGTTAAAGCTG AAAACAACTTTGAGGAGATCGGCAGAAGGAACAGTTGGTCCTCAAGCGCCTTACCAGCTGTCCCAAAAG GTTCTCCAATCGAACATCAGCACAACACCAGAATTACAGAGCCTCCACCAAGACTTCCACAAG ACCCTTACCAAGCATTAGGTCCCATCAGCAGCCGTCTTGCAAATCCAG GCTCTGGTCAGATCCAGCTGTGGCAGTTCTTGTTGGAGCTGCTCTCCGACAGCAATAATGCCACCATCATCACCTGGGAGGGCACTAACGGAGAATTCAAGATGACCGACCCAGACGAGGTGGCCAAGCGCTGGGGTGAGCGAAAGAGCAAGCCTAACATGAACTATGACAAGCTCAGCCGGGCTCTCCGCTACTACTATGACAAGAACATTATGACCAAGGTGCACGGCAAGCGCTATGCATACAAATTTGATTTCCAGGGTATCTCCCAAGCCCACCAAAACCATCCTCCAGAAGGGGGCGTGCTCAAATTTCAGAACGAAGTGCCGTATGTGCAAAGCTACCACAGCCACCAGCCAAAAATGAACTTCATGGGCACTCATTCAACCCCTATGCCTGTTTCCACTGGGAATTTCTTCGGGCCTCCTACCACCTACTGGAACTCCGCAACAGGAGTGGTGTATCCCAGCTCCCCCATGCCACGACATCCCAGCACTCACTCGCATTTGAACTCTTATTACTAA
- the LOC128030410 gene encoding retroviral integration site protein Fli-1 homolog isoform X1, with the protein MAGRSRGRWLSGANNKEALSVVSENQSIFESPFSGPQAMHMKGEITSPPVFRQGSEESVEPTEPDWTGSAAQNPAKRAEHINGTSRESPVDCSVTKRTRHMSNSDGGPLAYQASYPEPRSSPQSATPPNSATEEKRVIVPADPEVWTQDHVRQWVEWAVKEYGLSDVDVSLFHAMDGKALCKMTKEDIMRLTSAYNTDILLSHLNYLRESSPTFSYPATPTNTQQQPRLQVKAENNFEEIGRRNSWSSSALPAVPKGSPIEHQHNTRITEPPPRLPQDPYQALGPISSRLANPETKPFHTKIRPTKHNSNNQPVTSTDRTVGSGQIQLWQFLLELLSDSNNATIITWEGTNGEFKMTDPDEVAKRWGERKSKPNMNYDKLSRALRYYYDKNIMTKVHGKRYAYKFDFQGISQAHQNHPPEGGVLKFQNEVPYVQSYHSHQPKMNFMGTHSTPMPVSTGNFFGPPTTYWNSATGVVYPSSPMPRHPSTHSHLNSYY; encoded by the exons GAAGCTCTATCGGTGGTGAGTGAAAACCAGTCCATATTCGAGTCGCCCTTCAGTGGTCCCCAGGCCATGCACATGAAGGGAGAGATCACCTCGCCTCCAGTGTTCAGACAGGGTTCTGAAGAGAGCGTAGAACCCACTGAGCCAGACTGGACCGGATCAGCCGCACAGAACCCTGCCAAGAGAGCAGAACACATCAACGGAACTAG CCGTGAGTCCCCAGTGGACTGCAGTGTGACTAAAAGGACCCGGCATATGAGTAACAGTGATGGGGGACCGCTGGCCTACCAGGCCTCTTACCCAGAGCCACGGAGCAGCCCGCAGAGTGCCACCCCACCAAACAGTGCCACAGAGGAGAAGAGGGTCATTGTACCAGCGG ACCCAGAAGTGTGGACACAAGACCACGTGCGGCAGTGGGTAGAGTGGGCAGTGAAGGAATATGGCCTATCTGATGTGGACGTGTCCCTCTTCCATGCCATGGATGGAAAAGCGCTCTGCAAAATGACCAAAGAGGACATAATGCGTCTCACTTCTGCATACAATACAGACATCCTGCTCTCCCATCTAAACTACCTCCGGGAGA GTAGCCCCACTTTTTCCTACCCAGCAACCCCTACCAATACACAACAACAGCCTAGACTACAGGTTAAAGCTG AAAACAACTTTGAGGAGATCGGCAGAAGGAACAGTTGGTCCTCAAGCGCCTTACCAGCTGTCCCAAAAG GTTCTCCAATCGAACATCAGCACAACACCAGAATTACAGAGCCTCCACCAAGACTTCCACAAG ACCCTTACCAAGCATTAGGTCCCATCAGCAGCCGTCTTGCAAATCCAG AAACGAAACCATTCCACACCAAGATCCGACCGACCAAACACAATTCTAACAACCAGCCCGTCACCAGCACTGACAGGACTGTGG GCTCTGGTCAGATCCAGCTGTGGCAGTTCTTGTTGGAGCTGCTCTCCGACAGCAATAATGCCACCATCATCACCTGGGAGGGCACTAACGGAGAATTCAAGATGACCGACCCAGACGAGGTGGCCAAGCGCTGGGGTGAGCGAAAGAGCAAGCCTAACATGAACTATGACAAGCTCAGCCGGGCTCTCCGCTACTACTATGACAAGAACATTATGACCAAGGTGCACGGCAAGCGCTATGCATACAAATTTGATTTCCAGGGTATCTCCCAAGCCCACCAAAACCATCCTCCAGAAGGGGGCGTGCTCAAATTTCAGAACGAAGTGCCGTATGTGCAAAGCTACCACAGCCACCAGCCAAAAATGAACTTCATGGGCACTCATTCAACCCCTATGCCTGTTTCCACTGGGAATTTCTTCGGGCCTCCTACCACCTACTGGAACTCCGCAACAGGAGTGGTGTATCCCAGCTCCCCCATGCCACGACATCCCAGCACTCACTCGCATTTGAACTCTTATTACTAA